A window of the Bacillus andreraoultii genome harbors these coding sequences:
- a CDS encoding MFS transporter — MGSQMKVQHADIIAEPKFNKQALFTFSGSHFLNDLVTTGMVPALVVMYKEAFHLNYTQSTLIVLISYLTSSITQPVFGMLSDRKPRVWLFSVGLFLSITGLALTAIAPNLTWLLIFIAISGFGSGVFHPEASRGTHFASGSKKSLAQAIFQVGGNAGQAFGPLMIPLFLVFTGIDGLIWLLPIAFVSLLITVPLLKWLNKKVSDFQFKKKELPGKNHLTGTVLLVTVILLRSWCQVGVVIFLPFYLTHLTLEQTEILNFIFVGAGALGTFIGGMLSDRIGMKRLMVGSMFLATPFALLFPHVHGFLAVLVLLLFGFTVLSSFSISVVYMQQLLPKNLALASGLSIGFGVGAGGIGSVFMGRISDVLGVSTVFTILSLLPLLGAVIASFLPNEKKLMA; from the coding sequence ATGGGGAGTCAAATGAAAGTGCAACATGCCGATATAATAGCTGAACCAAAGTTTAATAAACAAGCGCTATTCACGTTTAGTGGTTCTCATTTTTTAAATGACCTTGTCACAACAGGAATGGTTCCTGCTCTCGTTGTTATGTATAAAGAAGCCTTTCATTTAAATTACACGCAGTCTACTCTGATTGTATTAATTTCATACTTAACTTCATCGATTACTCAACCCGTTTTTGGCATGTTGAGTGACCGAAAACCTCGAGTATGGCTATTTTCAGTCGGATTGTTCCTGTCAATTACTGGTCTTGCATTAACAGCGATTGCACCAAATCTAACTTGGTTATTAATCTTTATTGCCATATCTGGTTTCGGCTCTGGCGTCTTTCATCCTGAAGCTTCTAGAGGAACGCATTTTGCTTCTGGTTCGAAAAAAAGTTTAGCTCAAGCAATTTTCCAAGTTGGAGGGAATGCAGGGCAAGCTTTTGGTCCGTTAATGATTCCTTTATTTCTCGTATTTACTGGAATTGACGGGCTTATATGGCTATTACCTATTGCCTTCGTATCGCTACTTATCACAGTTCCACTTTTAAAATGGTTAAATAAAAAAGTGAGTGATTTCCAATTTAAAAAGAAAGAATTACCTGGTAAAAACCATCTAACTGGTACTGTTCTTCTTGTAACAGTCATTTTACTCCGTTCTTGGTGTCAAGTTGGGGTTGTTATTTTTCTACCATTCTATTTAACTCATTTAACGTTGGAACAAACTGAAATATTGAACTTTATTTTCGTTGGTGCAGGTGCACTTGGTACTTTCATTGGTGGCATGTTATCTGATCGAATCGGAATGAAGCGGCTAATGGTTGGGTCAATGTTTTTAGCAACCCCATTTGCTTTACTATTCCCACATGTTCATGGATTTTTAGCAGTACTTGTATTGTTACTATTTGGTTTTACAGTTTTATCCTCATTCTCAATCAGTGTTGTGTATATGCAGCAGTTATTGCCAAAAAATTTAGCCCTCGCCTCTGGATTATCCATTGGATTTGGTGTCGGTGCTGGTGGTATCGGTTCAGTTTTCATGGGAAGAATTTCAGATGTGTTAGGTGTATCAACCGTATTTACAATTCTTTCACTATTACCTTTATTGGGTGCGGTAATCGCATCATTTTTACCAAACGAGAAGAAATTAATGGCATAA
- the brnQ gene encoding branched-chain amino acid transport system II carrier protein, with amino-acid sequence MEKSKVLFSEYLVIGVMLFALFFGAGNLIFPAQLGQLAGENLWSATIGFLITGVGLPLLGVIAIGFSGSSNLQELSSRVHPVYGVLFTSLLYLTIGPFFAIPRTATVPFEVSISPLLKDMNPRLSLIIFSLIFFAITLWLSLNPSKIVNRIGKLLSPALILLLIVLIVMSIVNPIGGTGKAQGEYLASPFAKGFLEGYNTMDALASLVFAIIVINAIKSLGVKSEQGILKATFKSGLIAAFFLGIIYIGIAYMGSITVQKYGLFKNGGPVLSQIASHYLGSFGLIVLAVIMILACLTTSIGLITSCAEYFHTLMPKFSYKALAVLFSVVSFIIANFGLANIIAYSIPVLMFLYPLTIVLILLTFLSPIFHHSQIVYVGTIAVTFLISIVDGFVALCKSLEIEMFDWLKVIVSFYKSVLPFYEQGLGWFIPAIIAIIITTLISKFFITQEKTVMQ; translated from the coding sequence ATGGAGAAAAGCAAAGTATTATTTTCAGAGTATTTAGTAATTGGAGTGATGTTATTTGCATTATTTTTTGGGGCTGGAAACTTAATCTTTCCTGCACAGCTTGGCCAGCTAGCTGGAGAAAACCTTTGGTCAGCAACGATTGGATTTTTAATTACAGGTGTAGGATTACCATTATTAGGTGTTATTGCTATTGGTTTTTCAGGATCTAGCAACTTACAAGAATTGTCTAGTCGAGTCCACCCGGTGTACGGGGTTTTATTTACTAGTTTACTATACTTAACGATTGGTCCGTTTTTTGCTATACCGAGAACAGCGACGGTACCATTTGAAGTAAGTATTTCACCACTTTTGAAGGATATGAACCCTAGACTAAGTTTAATCATTTTTTCTTTAATATTCTTTGCAATCACATTATGGTTATCATTAAATCCTAGTAAAATTGTAAATCGGATAGGGAAGTTGTTATCACCTGCTTTAATTCTCTTACTAATTGTATTAATCGTTATGTCAATAGTAAATCCAATTGGTGGTACTGGGAAAGCACAAGGTGAGTATTTAGCAAGTCCATTTGCGAAAGGATTTTTAGAAGGATATAACACGATGGATGCTTTAGCTTCATTAGTATTTGCTATTATTGTGATTAACGCAATTAAATCATTAGGTGTGAAATCTGAGCAGGGGATATTAAAAGCAACATTTAAATCAGGATTGATTGCAGCGTTTTTCCTCGGAATTATTTATATTGGTATTGCATATATGGGTTCAATTACGGTCCAAAAATACGGGCTGTTTAAAAATGGAGGTCCTGTACTTAGTCAAATTGCCTCACACTATTTAGGATCATTTGGATTAATTGTTTTGGCAGTTATAATGATTTTAGCTTGTTTAACAACGAGTATTGGATTAATAACATCATGTGCAGAATATTTTCATACGCTTATGCCGAAATTTAGTTATAAAGCATTGGCTGTTTTATTCTCTGTTGTATCATTTATCATTGCAAACTTCGGATTAGCTAATATTATTGCATATTCTATTCCAGTACTCATGTTTTTATATCCTTTGACAATTGTGTTAATACTTTTAACTTTCTTATCACCAATCTTCCATCATTCGCAAATTGTCTACGTTGGAACAATAGCTGTAACGTTTTTAATTAGTATTGTGGATGGATTCGTTGCTTTATGTAAATCACTGGAAATTGAGATGTTCGATTGGTTGAAAGTAATTGTCTCGTTTTATAAAAGTGTTTTACCTTTTTATGAACAAGGTCTAGGTTGGTTTATCCCAGCAATTATAGCTATTATTATTACAACACTAATTAGTAAGTTTTTTATCACTCAAGAAAAAACAGTTATGCAGTAA
- a CDS encoding manganese-dependent inorganic pyrophosphatase: MEKVLVFGHKNPDTDSICSAIAYAELKKELGMNTEAVRLGDVNSETQYALDYFKIDAPRFVETVTNEVESVILVDHNEQGQSADDIRNAKVLEVIDHHRIANFETADPLYYRAEPVGCTATIIKKLYKENNVTISKSIAGLLLSAIISDSLLFKSPTCTDEDVKAAKELAEIANVELETYGMAMLKSGADVSSKTPAQLISLDAKPFDIGGKKVIIAQVNTVDTADVLNRQSELEAAIQSVIDEKGLDLFLLVITDILNSNSVALALGNSTSLVEKAYQVTLDNNTALLEGVVSRKKQVVPVLTAAAE; this comes from the coding sequence ATGGAAAAAGTTCTTGTATTTGGTCATAAAAATCCAGATACGGATTCAATTTGTTCTGCAATTGCCTATGCAGAATTAAAAAAAGAGTTAGGTATGAATACCGAAGCAGTTCGCCTTGGTGATGTTAATAGCGAAACACAATATGCACTTGACTACTTTAAAATCGATGCTCCAAGATTTGTTGAAACTGTCACAAACGAAGTCGAAAGCGTTATTCTTGTTGATCATAATGAACAAGGTCAAAGCGCAGATGATATAAGAAATGCAAAAGTTCTTGAAGTCATTGATCATCATCGAATCGCCAACTTTGAAACTGCTGATCCATTATATTATCGTGCAGAACCAGTCGGCTGTACTGCAACAATTATTAAAAAATTATATAAAGAAAATAACGTAACAATCAGTAAAAGTATTGCAGGTCTTTTACTTTCAGCAATTATCTCTGATTCGCTATTATTTAAGTCACCTACTTGTACGGATGAAGATGTAAAAGCGGCCAAAGAACTTGCTGAGATTGCAAATGTTGAATTAGAAACATATGGAATGGCAATGCTTAAATCAGGTGCAGATGTGTCTTCTAAAACACCAGCACAATTAATTTCACTTGATGCGAAACCATTTGATATAGGTGGAAAAAAAGTAATTATTGCCCAAGTTAACACGGTCGATACAGCGGATGTATTAAATCGTCAATCAGAATTAGAAGCTGCCATTCAATCAGTTATTGATGAAAAAGGCTTAGATTTATTCCTGTTAGTTATCACCGATATTTTAAATAGTAATTCTGTTGCATTAGCTCTTGGCAATAGTACTTCACTTGTTGAAAAAGCTTATCAAGTTACGTTAGATAATAACACGGCTCTTTTAGAAGGTGTCGTTTCTCGAAAAAAACAAGTTGTTCCTGTATTAACAGCTGCAGCTGAATAA
- a CDS encoding IS1182 family transposase: protein MFKHYNMNQVVLPLNLEIKLKENDIAFAINDLVESIPEEAFEDFIRQTGRPAYHPRMMLKVILCGYTQSVFSGRKIEALLQDSIRMMWLAQGHEPSYRTINRFRSNPLIENILRECFVQFRNQLVEKELIEEEAIFIDGTKIEANANKFTFVWRKSIERYSDKLIEKSNQLYDELLEKEIIPAIEREKEEELSVKEMEEVVEKLDEKIEEYNKKIEVSEVGSERKKLRSERKLPIQSRKQWMDFITRIQKYQNDMEIFGDRNSYSKTDPDATFMRMKDDYMKNGQLKAGYNVQIATEGQYVLAYDVFPNPTDTRTLIPFLDTIEENFFELPEFIVADAGYGSEQNYEDIIENRNRTPLITYNQYRKEKKKKHKDNAFHVDNWEYNEDEDTFLCPNGRKVRFSHHSKRTDRYGFTREFKVYECEDCSDCPLRDLCTKAKEGNNRKVYMNEKWESQKEYVRTKLSDEKTGEIYGKRKIDVEPAFGFLKANLGFTRFSVRGKQKVKNELAFALMAVNMRKVTAISGKIVTRNGKTPQKRFQANFLLPGTFLYTTFG, encoded by the coding sequence ATGTTTAAACATTATAACATGAATCAAGTAGTTTTACCGCTAAATTTAGAAATTAAGTTGAAAGAAAACGATATTGCTTTTGCGATCAATGATCTTGTCGAGAGTATTCCCGAAGAAGCTTTCGAGGACTTCATACGACAAACCGGCCGTCCCGCGTATCATCCTCGTATGATGTTGAAAGTCATTTTGTGTGGATATACGCAATCCGTGTTTTCCGGCCGTAAAATAGAAGCTTTATTACAGGATAGTATCCGCATGATGTGGCTAGCTCAAGGACATGAACCTAGCTATCGCACCATCAATCGCTTCCGTTCTAATCCACTCATTGAAAACATCCTACGTGAATGCTTTGTCCAGTTCCGAAATCAGCTCGTGGAAAAGGAATTGATTGAAGAGGAAGCCATTTTTATTGATGGTACAAAAATTGAAGCAAACGCAAATAAGTTCACCTTTGTATGGCGGAAGTCCATTGAAAGATATAGTGATAAGCTAATTGAAAAGTCCAATCAACTGTATGATGAGCTGCTAGAGAAGGAGATCATCCCAGCAATAGAGCGAGAAAAGGAAGAGGAACTTTCCGTCAAAGAAATGGAAGAAGTAGTCGAAAAGTTAGACGAGAAAATCGAGGAATATAATAAAAAGATTGAAGTATCTGAAGTTGGGAGTGAACGGAAAAAGCTCCGTTCCGAACGCAAATTACCCATACAATCTCGGAAGCAATGGATGGATTTCATTACTCGCATACAAAAGTATCAAAACGATATGGAGATTTTCGGTGATCGCAATAGTTACTCAAAGACGGACCCAGATGCGACGTTTATGCGCATGAAGGACGACTACATGAAGAACGGTCAATTGAAAGCTGGTTACAATGTCCAAATTGCGACGGAAGGTCAATATGTGCTCGCTTACGATGTTTTCCCAAACCCGACCGATACACGCACTTTAATTCCTTTTCTCGACACGATTGAAGAAAACTTTTTCGAGCTTCCGGAATTCATTGTCGCGGATGCAGGATATGGTAGCGAACAGAATTATGAAGATATCATCGAGAATCGAAATCGAACGCCACTTATTACATACAATCAATATCGAAAGGAGAAGAAAAAGAAGCATAAGGACAACGCTTTTCATGTAGATAATTGGGAATATAATGAGGACGAAGATACTTTTCTGTGCCCAAATGGTCGGAAAGTACGATTTAGCCATCATTCCAAACGAACAGACAGGTACGGATTCACCCGTGAATTTAAAGTGTACGAGTGTGAGGACTGTTCGGATTGTCCACTCCGCGATTTATGCACGAAAGCAAAAGAAGGGAACAACCGAAAAGTCTACATGAATGAAAAGTGGGAGTCCCAAAAAGAATATGTACGTACGAAGCTTTCAGACGAGAAAACTGGTGAAATTTACGGAAAACGTAAAATTGATGTAGAACCAGCGTTCGGTTTTCTGAAGGCTAATTTAGGTTTCACTCGTTTTTCCGTCAGAGGAAAACAGAAAGTGAAAAATGAATTAGCCTTTGCGTTGATGGCGGTGAATATGAGAAAAGTCACCGCCATCAGCGGTAAAATAGTGACGAGAAATGGAAAAACCCCACAAAAAAGGTTCCAAGCAAATTTTTTATTGCCTGGAACCTTTTTATATACTACTTTTGGCTAG
- a CDS encoding CvfB family protein → MSLLEAGTVVTMEVAREAEFGHFLTDGNYDVLLHKRERTGELEIGQQVEVFLYQDKQGRLSATMTIPEVQVGKYGWAEVAEVKEHLGVFINIGISKDILIHKDDLPKLITVWPTVGGKVYCRLKTDKNGRLLGKLATENIMEEIFTLANPSVYNKNVTGIVYRTLHTGTFIITEEGYRGFVHESQRESEPRIGEQVEGRVIDVKEDGTVNISLLKRGYEKLDDDAEKIFSYLQGRRGSMPYSDKSEPEDIEKRFNMSKGAFKRALGRLMKAGRVYQKEGWTYVKEK, encoded by the coding sequence ATGAGTTTGTTAGAAGCAGGAACTGTAGTTACGATGGAAGTAGCTCGTGAAGCTGAGTTTGGTCATTTTTTGACAGACGGGAATTATGACGTTCTTCTCCATAAAAGGGAGAGGACGGGTGAGTTAGAGATTGGTCAGCAAGTAGAAGTGTTTTTATACCAAGATAAGCAAGGAAGATTGTCGGCAACAATGACTATCCCAGAAGTTCAAGTGGGAAAATATGGTTGGGCTGAAGTTGCCGAGGTGAAAGAACATTTAGGTGTGTTTATTAATATTGGTATTAGCAAAGATATTTTAATACATAAGGATGATCTCCCTAAATTAATAACTGTTTGGCCAACGGTTGGAGGCAAAGTATATTGTAGGTTAAAAACGGATAAAAATGGTCGATTACTTGGGAAACTTGCGACTGAAAATATCATGGAAGAGATTTTTACATTAGCGAACCCTAGTGTATATAATAAAAATGTTACTGGAATTGTTTATCGAACTTTACATACCGGTACGTTTATTATTACTGAAGAAGGGTATCGCGGTTTTGTTCATGAAAGTCAGCGGGAAAGTGAACCTCGTATTGGTGAACAAGTTGAAGGTCGTGTTATTGATGTGAAGGAAGATGGAACTGTAAATATTTCACTATTAAAACGGGGTTACGAAAAGTTGGATGATGATGCTGAAAAAATATTTTCGTATTTGCAAGGTCGGAGAGGGAGTATGCCTTACTCGGATAAAAGTGAACCAGAAGATATTGAAAAGCGATTCAATATGAGTAAAGGGGCATTTAAACGGGCACTCGGACGTCTAATGAAAGCAGGCAGGGTTTATCAAAAAGAAGGGTGGACATATGTAAAAGAAAAATAG
- a CDS encoding alpha/beta hydrolase has product MSGTTEDFVIYSNELEEEIKVLVYLPPQYTPIQQYQYCIAQDGKDYFQLGRIARTLDELIENGEIEPILFFGIPYINIRDRRVKYHPEGAKRKNYSQFLIKELVPFLEQNYSVVTEPNGRGLAGDSLAATISLLTALDFPGSFGKVMLHSPYVDHHVRQAIDKFTNWNNLKIYHVVGKEETNVDMTDGNTANFLTINRELNEILSIKAVTYFYDEFHGNHTWKHWQKDLKRSLSYLFWDL; this is encoded by the coding sequence ATGTCAGGTACAACAGAAGATTTTGTTATTTATAGTAATGAATTAGAGGAGGAAATTAAGGTACTCGTCTATCTTCCTCCACAGTACACGCCAATACAACAATATCAATATTGTATTGCACAAGATGGGAAAGATTATTTTCAACTTGGAAGGATTGCAAGAACTTTAGACGAATTAATTGAAAACGGAGAAATTGAGCCGATACTTTTTTTTGGAATCCCTTATATAAATATACGGGATCGCAGAGTAAAGTACCATCCTGAAGGAGCAAAGCGAAAAAATTATAGCCAATTTTTAATAAAAGAACTTGTCCCATTTCTCGAACAAAATTATTCTGTCGTAACTGAACCAAATGGGAGAGGTTTAGCAGGAGATTCATTAGCTGCAACGATTTCTTTATTAACAGCACTAGATTTTCCTGGAAGTTTTGGAAAGGTGATGCTTCATTCGCCATATGTCGATCATCATGTTCGACAAGCAATCGATAAGTTTACCAATTGGAATAACTTAAAAATTTACCATGTCGTAGGAAAGGAAGAAACAAATGTCGATATGACAGATGGGAATACAGCTAATTTTCTCACTATAAATCGCGAGTTGAATGAAATTTTATCTATAAAAGCGGTGACATACTTTTACGACGAATTTCATGGCAACCACACATGGAAACATTGGCAAAAAGATTTAAAAAGAAGTCTTTCTTATTTATTCTGGGATTTGTAA
- a CDS encoding YjcG family protein: protein MQVGIVIFPSKKLQDYANSYRKRYDSSYSLIPPHLTLKASFESNEEQLVKISKELDRISKEHQPFALTTNKISSFHPVNNVIFLKVEPTPELEGLFNDVNSSFFGNPPEYAFVPHITIGRDLSNSEHADVYSQLRLQKIEHSETIDRFHLLYQLENGIWNVYETFILGN from the coding sequence ATGCAAGTTGGTATTGTAATCTTTCCATCCAAGAAATTACAGGACTATGCGAATTCATATCGAAAGCGCTACGATTCAAGTTATTCACTCATTCCACCGCATTTGACACTAAAGGCATCGTTCGAATCAAACGAAGAACAGTTGGTGAAAATCTCAAAGGAACTAGATCGTATTTCAAAAGAACATCAACCTTTTGCATTGACAACAAACAAAATTAGCTCGTTTCATCCTGTCAACAATGTAATATTTTTAAAAGTGGAGCCGACTCCTGAACTGGAAGGGTTATTTAATGACGTTAATTCCAGCTTTTTCGGCAATCCTCCTGAATATGCATTTGTTCCACATATTACAATTGGACGTGATTTGTCAAATAGCGAACACGCCGATGTGTACAGCCAATTACGCCTACAAAAAATTGAACATTCGGAAACAATCGACCGTTTCCATCTTCTGTATCAATTGGAAAATGGAATATGGAATGTATATGAAACATTCATTTTAGGTAACTAA
- a CDS encoding GNAT family N-acetyltransferase: MRIEVAKNIEQLQDALFVRKIVFINEQQVPVEEEIDQYDEVERATHFVMYNDDDKPVGAGRFRKVDNSGKIERICILPEYRKMGAGKELMETIIQFGKSRDVSKLVLGAQTHALTFYEKLGFVITSDIFMDAGIPHKTMELVID, translated from the coding sequence TTGAGAATTGAAGTAGCAAAAAATATTGAACAATTACAAGATGCATTATTTGTACGTAAAATTGTTTTTATCAACGAGCAGCAAGTACCAGTGGAAGAAGAAATTGACCAGTATGATGAAGTAGAACGAGCTACTCATTTTGTGATGTACAATGATGATGATAAACCGGTTGGGGCTGGCCGTTTTCGAAAAGTGGACAATTCTGGGAAAATCGAGCGAATTTGTATTTTACCTGAATACAGGAAAATGGGTGCTGGAAAAGAATTAATGGAAACGATCATTCAATTTGGGAAAAGCAGAGATGTTTCAAAACTAGTTTTAGGGGCCCAGACACATGCCCTGACCTTCTATGAAAAGCTAGGTTTTGTAATCACTTCCGACATATTTATGGATGCTGGCATTCCACATAAAACAATGGAATTAGTAATTGATTAA
- a CDS encoding stage VI sporulation protein F, translating into MENNFFKNVEKKTGVNMNDIFQLANSLQGANLQDEQTVRQVVQQVSRIANRNIPKEMEDKIVHTIINDGKKLDFNTIAEMMNNKK; encoded by the coding sequence ATGGAAAATAATTTCTTTAAAAATGTTGAGAAAAAAACTGGTGTAAATATGAATGATATCTTTCAATTAGCTAATTCTTTACAAGGTGCAAACTTACAAGATGAACAAACGGTTCGGCAAGTAGTGCAACAAGTGTCAAGAATTGCGAACCGAAATATTCCTAAAGAAATGGAAGACAAAATTGTGCATACAATTATTAACGATGGGAAAAAACTTGACTTTAATACAATTGCAGAAATGATGAACAATAAAAAGTAA
- a CDS encoding YjcZ family sporulation protein yields the protein MSWGFGGYGCGGCSYGYGYGGFGYGSSFVLIVVLFILLIIVGASYLC from the coding sequence ATGTCATGGGGATTTGGTGGCTACGGTTGTGGTGGCTGTAGTTACGGATATGGCTATGGCGGTTTCGGCTACGGTAGCTCTTTCGTGTTAATTGTTGTTCTCTTCATTTTGCTAATTATTGTCGGTGCCAGTTATTTATGCTAG
- the spoVAE gene encoding stage V sporulation protein AE: protein MLAMFFWAFVVGGLFCVIGQLLLDLAKLTPGHTLSLLVVTGAILDGLGLYEPLLDFAGAGASIPITSFGNSLVHGAMQEAEAHGIIGVITGMFEVTSSGISSAIIFAFIGALLFKAKG from the coding sequence ATGTTAGCGATGTTTTTTTGGGCTTTTGTCGTTGGTGGGTTATTTTGCGTGATTGGTCAGTTACTTTTAGACCTAGCAAAACTTACACCTGGACATACATTAAGTTTATTGGTTGTTACTGGTGCCATACTAGATGGTTTAGGACTGTATGAACCATTATTAGATTTCGCGGGTGCGGGGGCATCTATCCCGATTACAAGTTTTGGTAACTCTCTTGTGCACGGTGCAATGCAAGAAGCAGAAGCACACGGAATAATAGGGGTTATTACAGGTATGTTTGAAGTAACCAGTTCTGGGATTTCTTCGGCGATTATCTTTGCATTTATTGGTGCGTTACTGTTTAAAGCAAAAGGTTAA
- the spoVAD gene encoding stage V sporulation protein AD, whose translation MNVGKASWIFENEPVIISTGVTGGPFEKNGKLAEDFDLLHDDLWMGEDSYEKAHCLLIEEAIEIAIEKAELKKEDIKFMIGGDLINQITPTNFAARTVEIPFFGLFNACATSMEGLALSSFIIDRDGADYIITGAASHNATAERQFRYPTEYGGQKPPTAQWTVTGAGFAVIGKNVAKYEDVPRITSATIGKVIDMGLSDPFNMGGAMAPAAADTIIAHFEDTGRNFDDYDLIVTGDLGKVGRAAAIDLLHSKGVHIPEEKFQDCGLMIYSEDQEVNAGASGAASSSTVIYGHLLKQMKYGFYKKILCVATGALLSPMTVQQKETIPCIAHAVAIEMNK comes from the coding sequence ATGAATGTGGGGAAAGCAAGTTGGATTTTTGAAAATGAACCAGTTATTATTTCCACAGGAGTAACAGGTGGACCATTTGAAAAAAATGGAAAACTAGCAGAGGATTTTGACCTTTTACATGATGACCTCTGGATGGGAGAGGATTCTTATGAGAAAGCTCATTGCTTACTCATAGAAGAGGCTATCGAAATCGCGATAGAAAAGGCTGAGCTCAAAAAGGAAGATATTAAATTTATGATTGGTGGCGATTTAATTAACCAAATTACACCAACAAACTTTGCGGCAAGAACAGTAGAAATTCCTTTTTTTGGCTTATTTAATGCGTGTGCTACTTCAATGGAGGGATTAGCTCTTTCCTCCTTTATTATTGATCGCGATGGAGCGGACTACATAATAACAGGTGCTGCAAGTCATAATGCAACGGCGGAAAGACAGTTTCGTTATCCTACTGAATATGGTGGGCAAAAGCCACCAACAGCACAATGGACTGTCACTGGTGCAGGATTTGCAGTTATTGGAAAAAATGTAGCTAAATATGAAGATGTCCCGAGAATAACATCGGCAACCATTGGTAAAGTAATCGATATGGGGTTAAGTGATCCATTTAACATGGGAGGAGCTATGGCACCAGCTGCAGCAGATACGATCATAGCTCACTTTGAAGATACGGGTCGAAATTTTGATGATTATGATCTGATCGTAACAGGTGATTTAGGAAAAGTTGGGCGTGCCGCAGCAATAGATCTTCTTCATTCAAAAGGTGTACATATTCCCGAGGAGAAATTCCAAGATTGTGGCTTAATGATTTACAGCGAAGATCAAGAAGTAAATGCCGGTGCAAGTGGTGCTGCATCTTCATCAACAGTAATCTACGGTCATTTATTAAAACAAATGAAATATGGCTTTTATAAAAAAATATTATGTGTTGCAACTGGAGCATTACTGTCACCAATGACTGTTCAACAAAAAGAAACAATTCCATGTATCGCACATGCTGTAGCAATTGAGATGAACAAATAA
- the spoVAC gene encoding stage V sporulation protein AC: protein MGKNSKTPEQKQYEKLQQKHETKRPVLRNCIVAFLVGGTICLIGQAVTYFYIYFFNFTEQTASNPTVATMIFFAMILTGFGIYDRLGQFAGAGSAVPVTGFGNAVISAAIEHRTEGFVLGVGGNMFKLAGSVILFGVFSAFVVALIKTIVIQWFGGGFS, encoded by the coding sequence ATGGGAAAGAACTCAAAAACACCAGAACAAAAGCAGTATGAGAAATTACAACAGAAACATGAAACAAAAAGGCCTGTATTACGGAATTGTATCGTCGCATTTTTGGTTGGGGGAACAATCTGCTTAATTGGACAAGCGGTAACATACTTTTATATTTACTTCTTTAATTTTACAGAACAAACAGCAAGTAATCCAACGGTAGCAACTATGATCTTTTTTGCTATGATTTTAACAGGCTTTGGTATTTACGATCGTTTAGGTCAATTTGCAGGTGCTGGAAGTGCTGTTCCTGTTACAGGTTTCGGTAATGCAGTAATATCAGCAGCAATTGAACATCGAACGGAAGGGTTTGTTCTTGGTGTGGGAGGTAATATGTTTAAATTGGCTGGTTCTGTTATTTTGTTTGGTGTTTTTTCTGCGTTTGTCGTTGCATTGATTAAAACAATTGTTATTCAATGGTTTGGAGGAGGATTCTCATGA